One window of the Arthrobacter sp. D5-1 genome contains the following:
- the fmt gene encoding methionyl-tRNA formyltransferase → MRVLFAGTPAVAVPSLDALVKAGFDVVAVLTRPDAPVGRKRVLTPSPVAARAMELGIDVIRAAKVDAETTARISDFAPDVAAIVAYGGIVPKAALGVPRHGWVNLHFSLLPAWRGAAPVQRSIIAGDEITGAVTFQLEEGLDTGPVFGTLTEAVRPDDTSGDLLKRLSISGAVLLSQTLSAIDAGQAAPQPQTGEVSLAPKLMLEDGRLDWQLPALAVSRRARGVTPEPGAWTTLEGQRIKLEPLALRPEIKDLAPGAIRVDGKSVLVGTGSHAVELGRIQPAGKKMMSSADWARGLATPERVVFE, encoded by the coding sequence GTGAGGGTCCTTTTCGCAGGAACCCCCGCGGTGGCCGTCCCATCGTTGGACGCTCTGGTTAAGGCGGGATTCGACGTCGTCGCGGTCCTGACGCGCCCGGACGCGCCGGTAGGCAGGAAGCGTGTACTGACACCTTCGCCCGTCGCAGCGCGGGCCATGGAACTGGGTATCGACGTCATCCGCGCGGCCAAGGTCGATGCGGAAACCACCGCCCGGATCTCGGACTTCGCCCCGGATGTCGCTGCCATTGTTGCCTACGGTGGAATTGTTCCTAAGGCAGCCTTGGGAGTTCCGAGGCATGGGTGGGTCAATCTGCATTTCTCGCTCCTCCCTGCTTGGCGGGGCGCTGCCCCCGTCCAGCGATCAATCATCGCGGGGGACGAAATCACCGGTGCCGTAACGTTCCAGCTCGAAGAAGGCCTCGATACCGGCCCCGTGTTCGGTACCCTCACTGAAGCTGTGCGGCCGGACGACACCTCCGGGGACCTCCTCAAGCGCCTCTCCATCAGCGGAGCCGTGCTTCTCAGCCAGACGCTTTCCGCGATCGACGCCGGTCAGGCTGCCCCGCAACCCCAAACCGGAGAAGTCTCCCTCGCTCCCAAATTGATGCTGGAGGACGGCCGCCTTGACTGGCAGCTGCCTGCCCTTGCCGTCAGTCGCCGGGCCCGTGGTGTGACACCCGAGCCGGGGGCATGGACAACGCTGGAAGGCCAGCGGATCAAACTTGAACCACTGGCACTCCGTCCTGAGATCAAGGACCTGGCTCCGGGCGCCATCAGGGTGGATGGCAAGTCTGTGCTGGTGGGCACCGGATCCCACGCCGTTGAGCTCGGCAGGATCCAGCCGGCAGGTAAGAAAATGATGTCGTCGGCTGACTGGGCCCGCGGCTTGGCAACACCCGAGAGAGTGGTATTCGAATGA
- a CDS encoding transcription antitermination factor NusB has protein sequence MSESGRRGPNNSGNRDGAGQGNRGARGESRRDAQGRERNRGPQRGFTNNAPSQRTRRADPARLVAFEVLRAVASEDAYANLVLPARIREHRLDRRDAGFATELSYGALRGQGTYDAILARCVDRPLEQLDPAILDALRIGAHQLLSMRVPAHAALDQTVGLARAVIGAGPSALINAVLRKVTAHSMGEWLDILLANETDETRIASLRHAHPEWIVRALRQSLVNHGRPKSEIDDLLEADNAAPVVNLVALPGLGSLDEAFDNGATAGELVEDSALSAGGDLGRLETVRRGTTRVQDVGSQLVARALAGVDLGASSGSERWLDLCAGPGGKAALLAALAHRDGATLLANEPAPHRAKLVQQALSAVPEDTWSVRTGDGRDVGSEQAEAFDRVLVDVPCSGLGALRRRPESRWRRSPKDIGDLGPLQRDLLKSAIDAVKPGGVVAYVTCSPHPAETTAVVSDVMAKRADLELLNAGQALDDVSLTGHLGAGHEQTAQLWPHVHQTDAMFMAIIRKKP, from the coding sequence ATGAGTGAGTCCGGCCGGCGAGGCCCCAACAACAGCGGGAACCGGGACGGCGCCGGACAAGGCAACCGGGGTGCACGTGGCGAAAGCCGGCGTGACGCCCAGGGCCGGGAGCGAAACCGTGGCCCTCAACGGGGCTTCACGAACAATGCTCCATCGCAGCGTACGCGCCGCGCTGACCCAGCCCGTCTTGTGGCCTTCGAAGTGCTCCGTGCTGTTGCTTCCGAGGATGCCTACGCCAACCTGGTGCTCCCAGCCCGCATCCGGGAACACCGGTTGGATCGCCGGGATGCCGGCTTCGCCACGGAGCTGAGCTACGGCGCTTTGCGCGGTCAAGGCACCTATGACGCTATTCTCGCCCGCTGCGTGGACCGCCCCCTCGAGCAGTTGGACCCTGCAATCCTGGATGCCCTGCGGATTGGCGCCCATCAGTTGCTCTCAATGCGTGTTCCTGCGCATGCAGCGTTGGACCAGACCGTTGGCTTGGCGCGTGCCGTCATCGGCGCAGGTCCGTCAGCCCTGATCAACGCAGTCCTGCGCAAGGTCACTGCCCACAGCATGGGCGAGTGGTTGGACATCCTGCTGGCCAACGAAACCGATGAAACCCGGATTGCCTCGCTTCGGCATGCCCACCCTGAATGGATTGTCCGCGCATTGCGCCAATCGCTTGTCAACCACGGACGTCCGAAGTCGGAAATTGATGACCTGCTGGAGGCGGACAACGCCGCGCCCGTGGTTAATCTGGTGGCACTGCCGGGTTTGGGAAGCCTGGACGAGGCTTTCGACAATGGGGCCACGGCAGGCGAACTGGTGGAAGATTCGGCATTGTCCGCCGGTGGAGACCTCGGCCGCCTGGAAACAGTTCGTCGCGGAACCACCCGCGTCCAGGATGTCGGATCCCAGCTGGTTGCCCGGGCCTTGGCTGGCGTGGACCTGGGCGCCTCCTCCGGAAGTGAACGCTGGTTGGACTTGTGCGCAGGTCCGGGAGGCAAGGCCGCTCTTCTGGCTGCCCTGGCGCACAGGGACGGCGCTACCTTGTTGGCCAACGAGCCCGCGCCACACAGGGCGAAGCTCGTTCAGCAGGCACTGTCGGCTGTTCCGGAGGACACATGGTCGGTACGGACGGGTGATGGACGCGACGTTGGTTCGGAGCAGGCGGAAGCTTTCGACCGCGTGTTGGTTGATGTTCCCTGCAGCGGGCTGGGAGCGTTGCGCAGGCGGCCCGAATCGCGCTGGCGGCGCTCACCCAAGGACATTGGCGACCTCGGTCCGTTGCAACGTGACCTCTTGAAGTCTGCAATTGATGCAGTAAAGCCCGGCGGCGTGGTTGCCTATGTGACATGCTCGCCGCACCCGGCCGAAACCACTGCGGTTGTCAGCGACGTCATGGCCAAGCGTGCGGACCTGGAACTACTCAACGCCGGGCAGGCTCTTGACGATGTCAGCCTCACCGGACACTTGGGCGCAGGTCACGAACAAACAGCCCAGTTGTGGCCGCACGTCCACCAGACCGATGCCATGTTCATGGCCATCATCCGTAAAAAGCCGTAA
- the rpe gene encoding ribulose-phosphate 3-epimerase, giving the protein MSQCCINPSILSADFVNLEAELQRISNADAVHVDVMDNHFVPNLTLGLPVVQRIQAVSPVPLDAHLMISDADRWAPAYADAGVASVTFHAEAAMAPVKLARELRARGSKAGMALRPATPVEPYLDMLSELDMLLIMTVEPGFGGQSFLDITLPKIRRARAAVEGSGIGVAIQVDGGITEETIIRAAEAGANVFVAGSAVYGHQDPAAAIDRLRAAGQAVTATFA; this is encoded by the coding sequence TTGTCTCAGTGCTGTATCAATCCGAGCATCCTGTCTGCCGATTTCGTCAACCTTGAGGCGGAACTGCAGCGGATCAGCAATGCCGATGCCGTTCACGTCGACGTCATGGACAACCACTTTGTCCCCAACCTGACGCTGGGCCTTCCGGTCGTGCAGCGGATCCAGGCGGTCAGTCCGGTACCGTTGGACGCCCACCTGATGATTTCCGACGCCGACCGCTGGGCGCCTGCCTACGCGGACGCAGGCGTTGCTTCGGTGACGTTCCATGCGGAAGCCGCCATGGCCCCCGTCAAGCTGGCACGCGAACTGCGTGCGCGGGGATCCAAAGCTGGAATGGCCCTTCGTCCGGCTACGCCGGTTGAGCCCTACCTGGACATGCTCAGCGAGTTGGACATGCTGTTGATCATGACGGTGGAGCCCGGATTTGGTGGGCAGTCCTTCCTGGACATCACCCTGCCCAAAATCCGACGTGCGCGGGCTGCGGTAGAGGGCTCCGGCATCGGCGTGGCCATCCAAGTGGATGGGGGAATTACTGAGGAAACCATCATCAGGGCCGCAGAAGCCGGTGCCAATGTGTTCGTGGCAGGCTCGGCGGTCTATGGGCACCAGGACCCCGCAGCTGCGATCGATCGGCTCCGTGCAGCGGGCCAGGCTGTGACGGCGACGTTCGCCTGA
- the pnuC gene encoding nicotinamide riboside transporter PnuC produces MDFLRWLFEAQIPVGGSALVLREVLGNIFGLLSALGGMRRKVWAWPIGIIGNILLLTVFLGNVFGAAAPATLWGQAARQVMFIAVAIYGWYRWQQGRQSSSQGRAIVPGWASNKVRIALVGAMVAGTAALTPLFDALGSYPPVWADAWTFMGSLLATYGMARGWTEFWLIWVAVDIVGVPLLFSAGYYASAVMYLFYGFFTLTGFFVWWRAEKRERTGRDAGTPDLALPAGVAR; encoded by the coding sequence ATGGACTTTCTGCGATGGCTCTTCGAAGCACAGATCCCCGTTGGAGGATCTGCTCTTGTCTTACGCGAAGTGCTTGGAAACATTTTTGGGCTCCTCAGCGCCCTCGGCGGTATGCGCCGCAAAGTCTGGGCTTGGCCGATCGGCATAATCGGCAACATCCTCCTGCTCACGGTCTTTCTGGGTAACGTCTTTGGTGCAGCTGCGCCGGCTACCCTGTGGGGGCAGGCAGCACGGCAGGTGATGTTCATCGCCGTCGCCATTTACGGCTGGTACCGGTGGCAGCAAGGCCGTCAATCGAGCAGCCAAGGGCGCGCCATTGTGCCTGGCTGGGCCAGCAACAAGGTCCGCATCGCCCTGGTTGGCGCCATGGTGGCCGGCACGGCAGCGCTGACGCCCTTGTTTGATGCCCTCGGTTCCTACCCGCCGGTCTGGGCCGACGCCTGGACCTTCATGGGGTCACTTCTGGCGACGTACGGCATGGCCCGTGGATGGACTGAGTTCTGGCTGATCTGGGTTGCCGTGGACATTGTAGGTGTGCCGTTGCTGTTCAGCGCCGGCTACTACGCCAGCGCGGTCATGTACCTGTTCTACGGCTTCTTCACCCTCACCGGGTTCTTCGTCTGGTGGCGGGCCGAAAAGCGCGAACGCACCGGTCGTGATGCCGGCACACCGGACCTTGCACTACCGGCGGGAGTTGCACGATGA
- the ribD gene encoding bifunctional diaminohydroxyphosphoribosylaminopyrimidine deaminase/5-amino-6-(5-phosphoribosylamino)uracil reductase RibD → MTADTALYTPAERAAMDAALAAALAGPRGANPLVGAVILSPGGQQLATGYHRGAGTAHAEADAISEARKQGIDTVGTTMVVTLEPCNHVGRTGPCAQAIMAAGISKVIYAVDDPHDPAAGGARTLRSAGVEVRSGLALERAFDLNRDWFDAVAAKRPFVTLHIAQTLDSRIAAEDGTSQWISSPESLADNHGLRGLIDAILVGTGTVLIDNPRLTARDAEGELSNRQPVRAVMGLREVPEDAAVRGTDGRFVHLPTRDPAEALGMLFDQGVRHVMVEGGSSILSTFLGAHLVDELIVYMAPTLLGSGTPALHDLGITTLADAQHWSWDDAGGGAVRTLGNDLRLHLRSPRGTAANIKNLVPHKSLVPRGEAAEHVTGGH, encoded by the coding sequence ATGACGGCCGATACAGCCCTCTACACTCCGGCGGAGCGCGCGGCCATGGATGCCGCACTCGCCGCAGCCCTTGCCGGTCCCCGCGGAGCCAACCCGTTGGTTGGGGCAGTCATCCTCAGTCCCGGGGGCCAGCAATTGGCGACGGGATACCATCGGGGTGCCGGCACGGCCCATGCCGAAGCAGACGCGATCTCCGAAGCCCGCAAGCAAGGCATCGACACCGTGGGAACAACCATGGTGGTGACCCTGGAACCGTGCAACCATGTGGGCCGCACGGGACCCTGTGCGCAGGCAATCATGGCGGCGGGAATCTCAAAGGTGATTTACGCCGTCGACGATCCCCACGACCCCGCTGCGGGCGGTGCCCGTACGCTCCGTTCCGCCGGCGTGGAGGTCCGTTCCGGGCTGGCCCTGGAGCGGGCGTTCGACCTCAATCGCGATTGGTTCGACGCCGTTGCCGCCAAGCGCCCCTTCGTCACCTTGCACATCGCCCAGACGTTGGACAGCCGCATTGCGGCCGAGGACGGCACCAGTCAATGGATTTCCAGTCCGGAGTCGCTCGCTGACAACCATGGGCTGCGGGGACTCATCGACGCCATCCTGGTGGGCACGGGGACGGTCCTGATCGACAACCCCAGGCTGACTGCGAGGGACGCGGAGGGAGAACTCTCCAACCGGCAGCCGGTCCGCGCCGTAATGGGTTTACGGGAGGTCCCTGAGGATGCGGCAGTCCGGGGGACCGACGGGCGCTTTGTGCACCTGCCAACACGGGATCCGGCAGAGGCTTTGGGCATGCTGTTCGACCAGGGAGTCAGGCACGTCATGGTGGAAGGCGGCTCGTCCATCCTGAGCACATTCCTTGGCGCGCATCTCGTGGACGAGCTGATCGTCTACATGGCTCCGACGTTGCTGGGATCCGGAACTCCCGCCCTGCACGACCTCGGAATCACCACGCTGGCGGACGCCCAGCACTGGTCCTGGGACGACGCCGGTGGCGGAGCGGTCCGGACGCTCGGCAACGACCTTCGGCTGCACCTGCGGTCCCCAAGGGGCACCGCCGCCAATATCAAGAATTTGGTTCCACACAAGAGTTTGGTTCCGCGCGGTGAAGCTGCGGAACATGTCACAGGAGGACACTGA
- a CDS encoding riboflavin synthase, with protein MFTGIVAEQGTVLGIEHDGDASATLRLKAPTTTDGLALGGSIAVNGVCLTATQIDGQDFSVDVMGETLVRTTIGGLAPGDTVNLERCVPAGGRLDGHVVQGHVDGVGELLEREALGNWDRLRFGVPAPLARYIAEKGSIAVDGVSLTVTAVSAAAEPAPWFEVGLIPTTLEETGLGAKSVGGHVNLEVDVLAKYTERLLSFAPQAGSTR; from the coding sequence ATGTTTACGGGAATCGTTGCAGAACAAGGCACCGTGCTGGGCATTGAGCATGACGGCGACGCCAGCGCCACGCTGCGGCTGAAAGCACCCACCACCACCGATGGCTTGGCCTTGGGTGGTTCCATCGCCGTCAACGGAGTGTGCCTGACCGCCACACAAATTGACGGGCAGGACTTCAGCGTTGATGTCATGGGTGAAACCCTCGTCCGGACCACCATCGGCGGGTTGGCCCCGGGGGACACCGTGAACCTTGAACGCTGTGTTCCAGCGGGGGGACGGCTGGACGGCCATGTGGTGCAGGGGCACGTGGACGGTGTGGGGGAGTTGCTGGAACGCGAGGCCCTCGGAAATTGGGACCGGCTGCGGTTTGGTGTCCCGGCCCCGTTGGCACGCTACATCGCGGAGAAAGGTTCGATCGCCGTCGACGGTGTCTCGCTGACAGTGACCGCCGTCAGCGCTGCTGCCGAACCGGCGCCGTGGTTTGAGGTGGGGCTGATCCCCACAACGCTGGAAGAAACCGGGCTGGGAGCCAAGTCAGTGGGTGGCCACGTCAACCTGGAAGTGGACGTGTTGGCCAAGTACACCGAACGCCTCCTGTCCTTCGCGCCGCAGGCAGGGAGCACACGATGA
- the ribB gene encoding 3,4-dihydroxy-2-butanone-4-phosphate synthase — MSAPAKTSPAGTPRIALDPVETAIEAMAAGRAVIVVDNEDRENEGDIIFAAQHATPALMGWTIRYSSGVICVPLDGERADALVLPPMVEINEDAKGTAYTVSCDAAIGVSTGISATDRALTARILADPGSTPASITRPGHIFPLRAVKGGVRERPGHTEAAVDLCRLAGLAPVGVIAELVHDDGEMMRLDSLRDFAADHGCPLISIEDLVSYVEAVESQTAPISQEDEEKR, encoded by the coding sequence ATGAGCGCCCCTGCAAAGACCTCACCGGCCGGAACTCCCCGTATAGCACTGGATCCCGTGGAAACGGCCATTGAGGCGATGGCCGCGGGCCGGGCAGTGATCGTGGTGGACAACGAGGACCGTGAGAACGAAGGTGACATTATTTTCGCGGCCCAGCATGCCACGCCCGCACTCATGGGATGGACCATCCGGTATTCATCCGGCGTCATCTGCGTCCCTTTGGACGGCGAACGTGCGGATGCACTGGTGCTGCCTCCCATGGTGGAGATCAACGAGGACGCCAAGGGGACCGCATACACCGTTTCCTGTGATGCAGCGATCGGCGTCAGTACAGGTATATCGGCTACGGACCGGGCCCTGACGGCCCGTATTCTGGCAGATCCGGGCAGCACCCCGGCCTCCATAACCCGTCCCGGGCATATTTTCCCGTTGCGTGCGGTTAAAGGGGGAGTGCGTGAACGTCCGGGTCACACGGAAGCTGCCGTAGACCTGTGTCGTCTTGCCGGGTTGGCCCCGGTGGGTGTGATCGCAGAGTTGGTACATGATGATGGTGAAATGATGCGCTTGGACAGCCTGCGCGACTTCGCCGCCGACCATGGATGCCCCCTCATCTCCATAGAGGACCTGGTGTCGTATGTTGAGGCGGTAGAGTCCCAGACGGCACCCATTTCACAGGAGGACGAGGAGAAGCGATGA
- the ribA gene encoding GTP cyclohydrolase II: protein MTASTTRSSDHTGPAPHPVSGGPIVQLPTAFGDFVAQAWTDHVTGVEHLAVSSPNPPKDGRAPLVRLHSECLTGDVFGSYRCDCGEQLAFALELIHAEGGTLLYLRGQEGRGIGLANKIKAYALQEAGFDTVEANEQLGLPVDARSYSAAGQILAEMGLHEVRLLSNNPDKQHRLDKAGVTVVEMVPTEVPSREQNLRYLQTKKDRMDHRLTLDVEPVSNGKTPSNHTFDNNQD from the coding sequence ATGACCGCATCGACCACGCGCAGCAGCGACCACACCGGCCCTGCGCCCCACCCCGTCAGCGGTGGCCCGATCGTGCAGTTGCCCACGGCTTTCGGCGACTTTGTGGCTCAGGCCTGGACGGACCACGTGACCGGCGTTGAACACCTCGCCGTCAGTTCGCCCAATCCGCCGAAGGATGGCCGTGCGCCGCTGGTACGGCTGCACTCCGAGTGCCTGACCGGCGATGTTTTCGGTTCATACCGCTGCGACTGCGGAGAACAGCTGGCTTTTGCCTTGGAACTCATCCACGCCGAAGGCGGAACGCTGCTCTACCTGCGCGGCCAGGAGGGCCGCGGCATCGGGCTGGCCAACAAGATCAAGGCCTACGCCTTGCAGGAAGCCGGTTTCGACACAGTGGAAGCCAATGAGCAGCTGGGCTTGCCGGTTGATGCACGTTCGTACAGCGCGGCAGGACAGATCCTCGCCGAGATGGGACTTCATGAAGTCCGGCTTCTGAGCAATAATCCCGACAAGCAGCACCGGCTCGACAAGGCCGGAGTGACTGTGGTGGAAATGGTCCCCACCGAGGTGCCTTCACGCGAACAGAACCTGCGCTACCTGCAAACCAAGAAGGACCGGATGGACCACCGGCTGACGCTCGATGTCGAGCCCGTCAGCAATGGCAAGACGCCTTCGAACCACACCTTTGACAACAACCAAGACTGA
- the ribH gene encoding 6,7-dimethyl-8-ribityllumazine synthase: MSGHGAPTIDLTTLNPEETSQLKLAIVAASWHTQIMDGLVDGALRAAKEAGIAEPTLLRVPGSFELPVAAARLAPHFDAVVALGVVIRGGTPHFDYVCQAATSGLTDVSVRTGVPVGFGVLTCDTEQQGLDRAGLPGSKEDKGHEAVTAALATAVTLKQFS; encoded by the coding sequence ATGAGCGGACACGGCGCCCCCACTATCGACCTCACCACCCTTAACCCTGAGGAAACCTCGCAGCTCAAGCTGGCCATTGTGGCAGCAAGCTGGCACACACAGATCATGGACGGGCTGGTGGATGGCGCACTTCGCGCCGCCAAGGAAGCCGGGATCGCCGAGCCCACACTCCTGCGGGTTCCGGGCAGCTTTGAGCTTCCTGTCGCCGCCGCCAGGCTCGCACCGCACTTTGACGCAGTGGTGGCACTTGGCGTGGTCATCCGCGGCGGGACACCGCACTTTGACTACGTATGCCAGGCCGCGACATCCGGACTCACCGATGTCAGTGTCCGCACCGGCGTGCCTGTGGGCTTCGGTGTCCTCACCTGTGACACCGAGCAGCAGGGCCTGGACCGCGCAGGCCTGCCCGGTTCCAAAGAAGATAAAGGCCACGAAGCTGTCACCGCAGCCCTCGCCACGGCAGTGACGTTGAAGCAGTTCAGCTAA
- a CDS encoding phosphoribosyl-ATP diphosphatase, with protein MKNFETLFAELSEKAATRPAGSRTVAELDSGIHGIGKKVVEEAAEVWMAAEYESDEAAAEEISQLLYHLQVLMLAKGLTLEDVYKHL; from the coding sequence GTGAAGAATTTCGAGACGCTGTTCGCAGAACTGAGTGAGAAAGCAGCGACCCGCCCGGCAGGCTCGCGCACGGTTGCCGAACTGGACTCCGGAATCCACGGCATCGGCAAGAAGGTGGTCGAAGAGGCCGCCGAAGTCTGGATGGCCGCGGAGTACGAATCGGACGAAGCCGCCGCTGAGGAAATCTCCCAGCTGCTCTACCACCTGCAGGTCCTCATGCTCGCCAAGGGCCTCACTCTGGAGGACGTTTACAAGCATCTCTAG
- the hisG gene encoding ATP phosphoribosyltransferase, whose product MLRVAVPNKGSLSEAASAMLSEAGYRQRRDTRELVMVDPDNDIEFFFLRPRDIAVYVGQGTLDVGITGRDLLLDAKVEAEEILPLGFAPSTFRFAGPVGDFAGVEQLEGKRLATSYDGLLRDYLAGRGVNATVVRLDGAVESSVRLGVADAIADVVETGNTLKAAGMEIFGDPILKSEAVLIRRSGSGGAANGTAKEIEILIRRLQGVLVARQYVLMDYDIRKDLVEDAAALTPGLESPTVSPLRDSEWVAVRSMVPKKETNRIMDELYDLGARAILVSSIHACRI is encoded by the coding sequence ATGCTCCGTGTAGCAGTCCCCAATAAGGGATCCCTGTCCGAAGCCGCCTCGGCCATGTTGTCCGAGGCCGGTTACCGCCAACGTCGCGATACCCGCGAGCTGGTCATGGTGGACCCCGACAACGACATTGAGTTCTTCTTCCTCCGTCCCCGTGACATCGCTGTTTACGTGGGCCAGGGAACGCTGGATGTCGGCATCACCGGCAGGGACCTCCTGCTCGATGCGAAGGTCGAAGCCGAGGAAATTCTTCCCCTGGGCTTTGCGCCGTCAACCTTCCGGTTTGCCGGTCCTGTAGGTGACTTCGCCGGCGTCGAACAGCTTGAAGGGAAGCGCCTGGCCACCAGCTATGACGGCCTCCTGCGCGACTATCTCGCCGGGCGCGGCGTGAACGCCACAGTGGTCCGCCTCGATGGTGCTGTGGAGTCCTCCGTACGCCTCGGCGTGGCGGACGCCATTGCCGACGTCGTCGAAACCGGAAACACCCTCAAGGCTGCCGGCATGGAGATCTTTGGCGATCCCATCCTGAAGTCCGAGGCCGTGCTCATCCGCCGCTCCGGTTCAGGTGGAGCAGCCAACGGTACAGCCAAGGAAATCGAGATCCTCATCCGCCGGCTCCAGGGCGTCCTGGTGGCCCGCCAGTACGTGCTGATGGACTACGACATCCGCAAGGACCTGGTGGAAGACGCCGCTGCGCTGACTCCCGGCCTTGAATCGCCCACCGTGTCGCCCCTGCGTGATTCGGAATGGGTTGCCGTGCGGTCAATGGTTCCCAAAAAAGAAACCAACCGCATCATGGACGAGCTCTACGACCTCGGTGCGCGCGCCATCCTGGTCAGCAGCATCCACGCCTGCCGCATCTAA
- the hisF gene encoding imidazole glycerol phosphate synthase subunit HisF, with product MAVAVRVIPCLDVDAGRVVKGVNFEGLRDAGDPVELAHRYDNGGADELTFLDVTASSGNRETTFDVVRRTAEEVFIPLTVGGGVRGVAEVDKLLRFGADKASINTAAVARPEVIDEITRHFGSQVLVLSVDARRTREGDVPTSSGFEVTTHGGRTGTGIDAIAWAKEAADRGVGEILLNSIDADGTKDGFDLELIRLVRAAVNIPIIASGGAGEPAHFPPAVEAGADAVLAASVFHFGPDDMIAQVKAAIREAGFEVR from the coding sequence ATGGCTGTAGCCGTCCGCGTCATACCCTGCCTTGATGTCGACGCGGGCCGCGTCGTCAAAGGCGTCAACTTTGAAGGCCTCCGCGACGCCGGTGATCCGGTGGAACTTGCGCACCGTTACGACAATGGCGGGGCCGATGAACTGACGTTCCTGGACGTCACTGCCTCATCCGGCAACCGCGAAACCACGTTCGACGTCGTTCGCCGCACGGCTGAGGAAGTCTTCATTCCCCTCACCGTGGGTGGTGGTGTCCGTGGCGTGGCAGAGGTGGACAAGCTCCTGCGCTTCGGTGCGGACAAGGCGTCCATCAATACCGCCGCTGTTGCCCGTCCGGAGGTCATTGACGAAATCACCCGTCACTTCGGCTCGCAGGTCCTGGTGCTCTCCGTGGATGCGCGCCGTACCCGCGAAGGTGACGTCCCGACGTCGTCCGGTTTTGAAGTGACCACCCACGGTGGCCGCACCGGAACCGGCATCGACGCCATCGCCTGGGCCAAGGAAGCAGCGGACCGGGGCGTGGGCGAAATCCTGCTCAACTCGATCGACGCCGACGGTACGAAGGACGGCTTCGACCTTGAATTGATCCGCTTGGTCCGCGCTGCAGTGAACATTCCGATCATTGCCTCGGGCGGCGCCGGGGAACCGGCCCACTTCCCGCCCGCCGTAGAAGCAGGAGCTGATGCCGTACTGGCCGCTTCGGTGTTCCACTTTGGTCCGGACGACATGATCGCCCAGGTCAAGGCCGCCATCCGGGAGGCCGGCTTCGAAGTCCGTTGA
- a CDS encoding TIGR03085 family metal-binding protein, producing MHFVDPSREVLAETLLAAGPDSPTLCEGWQTRDLAAHLYLRERKIAVGLGLLIPSLGKASEKATSKLAAKLKSPDAYADLIKTFRAGPPALSPLKIKALDETSNLIEYFVHTEDVRRAGDRWAPRALDEAYSDALWDDLIKRAAFLYRGVDLGIVLVRPTGPRHVAKRAPVSVAIVGEPGELLMHAHGRTSQALVTFEGQPDAVALLQSADIGL from the coding sequence ATGCATTTCGTCGATCCTTCCCGAGAAGTACTGGCCGAAACCCTGCTGGCGGCCGGACCTGACTCCCCCACGCTCTGCGAAGGGTGGCAGACGCGGGATCTTGCTGCTCATTTGTATCTGCGCGAACGGAAGATTGCAGTGGGTTTGGGCCTTCTGATTCCCAGCCTGGGCAAGGCCTCGGAAAAGGCCACTTCCAAGCTTGCAGCCAAGCTCAAGAGCCCTGACGCCTACGCGGACCTCATCAAGACGTTCCGCGCCGGCCCACCGGCCCTCTCCCCCTTGAAGATCAAAGCCCTGGATGAGACGTCCAACCTCATTGAGTATTTCGTTCACACTGAGGACGTCCGCCGCGCGGGCGACCGTTGGGCCCCCCGCGCACTCGACGAAGCATATTCGGATGCCCTGTGGGACGACCTCATCAAGCGGGCTGCCTTCCTGTACCGCGGCGTAGACCTCGGCATCGTCCTGGTACGTCCCACCGGGCCGCGGCATGTCGCCAAGCGCGCCCCCGTTTCCGTCGCCATTGTTGGCGAACCGGGCGAATTGCTCATGCATGCGCACGGCCGCACCAGCCAGGCTTTGGTCACCTTCGAAGGCCAGCCGGACGCCGTCGCGTTGTTGCAGTCCGCCGATATCGGCCTCTAA